In one window of Methanoculleus chikugoensis DNA:
- a CDS encoding homocysteine biosynthesis protein, whose protein sequence is MAKSLDLINARIRDGSARVVTADEMPAIVDELGEEGALAEVDVVTTGTFGAMCSSGAFFNFGHADPPIRMERVWLNDVEAYAGIAAVDAYLGATQEAESKDRPYGGAHVLEELVAGGTVELRATSHGTDCYPRRSITTELLLEDMNQAIMVNPRNSYQRYNAATNTTDRTLNTYMGTLLPRCGNVSYSGAGTLSPLINDPGFRVIGSGVPIFLAGAEGMIVGEGTQHSAGGGFGTLMVTGDMKQMRQEFLRAAVMNGYGVTMYVGVGVPIPVLDTGIVRSTAARDEDILTEIIDYGTPRRDRPSLARVSYADLKSGSVEIGGETVRTSSLSSYRRARAVAVELKDWIERGKMELALPTRRIDPTKRAKPMRETAVTPRVRDIMNRQVISITEDEEIRVAAKRLLRGETNHLPVLDGNGMLVGIITTYDVSKAVVTDGRLRQVKDIMTRNVIKTTPDEPVDVAAQKLEQNNISALPVVDATNRVVGILSAIDLGKLFGGRRRR, encoded by the coding sequence ATGGCAAAGTCCCTCGACCTCATCAATGCCCGGATACGCGACGGTAGTGCACGAGTAGTTACCGCCGACGAGATGCCGGCAATCGTCGACGAACTGGGCGAGGAAGGGGCACTGGCGGAGGTCGACGTCGTCACGACCGGGACGTTCGGGGCAATGTGCTCTTCCGGTGCCTTCTTTAACTTCGGGCACGCCGACCCCCCCATCCGGATGGAGCGCGTATGGCTCAACGACGTTGAGGCATACGCGGGGATTGCAGCGGTCGACGCCTACCTGGGCGCAACCCAGGAGGCCGAGTCCAAAGACAGGCCGTACGGCGGCGCCCACGTCCTCGAAGAACTCGTCGCGGGAGGCACCGTCGAACTGCGGGCAACCTCCCACGGGACCGACTGCTACCCGCGCCGGAGCATCACGACGGAACTGCTGCTCGAGGATATGAACCAGGCAATCATGGTCAACCCGAGGAACTCCTACCAGCGCTACAACGCGGCGACGAACACCACCGACCGGACGCTCAACACCTACATGGGGACACTCCTCCCACGGTGCGGCAACGTCTCCTACTCCGGCGCAGGGACTCTCTCCCCGCTCATAAACGACCCCGGTTTCCGGGTCATCGGGAGCGGCGTCCCGATCTTCCTTGCCGGTGCGGAGGGGATGATCGTCGGCGAGGGGACGCAACACTCGGCGGGCGGCGGGTTTGGAACCCTGATGGTGACCGGGGACATGAAGCAGATGCGCCAGGAGTTCCTGCGGGCGGCGGTGATGAACGGCTACGGTGTGACGATGTACGTCGGCGTCGGCGTCCCGATACCGGTGCTCGATACCGGGATCGTCCGGAGCACCGCGGCGCGTGACGAAGATATCCTGACCGAGATCATCGATTACGGCACGCCCCGGCGTGACCGCCCGTCGCTCGCGAGGGTCAGTTACGCCGACCTCAAGAGCGGGTCGGTCGAGATCGGCGGTGAGACCGTCCGGACGTCGTCGCTCTCCAGTTACCGGCGGGCACGCGCGGTTGCAGTGGAACTCAAAGACTGGATCGAGCGAGGAAAGATGGAACTTGCCCTCCCTACCCGCCGGATCGACCCGACAAAACGCGCGAAACCCATGCGGGAGACAGCCGTCACCCCCCGCGTCCGTGATATCATGAACCGGCAGGTGATCAGCATCACGGAGGACGAGGAGATTCGCGTGGCGGCAAAGCGGCTCTTGCGGGGCGAGACGAACCACCTCCCGGTTCTCGACGGCAACGGCATGCTGGTCGGGATCATCACCACTTACGACGTCTCGAAGGCGGTGGTGACGGACGGGAGGCTCCGTCAGGTAAAGGACATCATGACCCGGAACGTGATCAAGACGACACCCGACGAGCCGGTGGACGTCGCCGCCCAGAAACTTGAGCAGAACAACATCAGCGCCCTTCCCGTGGTGGACGCGACGAACCGGGTGGTCGGCATCCTCTCGGCGATCGATCTCGGGAAACTCTTCGGCGGGAGGCGGCGGCGATGA
- a CDS encoding PEGA domain-containing protein gives MLRPLIIGAILLVLCAGIPAVSALGGDEGWYRVHCNVDGANVYFDGQYQGTTYGGSLDVPVYTTGAPYSSYRVEKSGYNSYSGSLPSGPAAGQTVDVYATLQPVETTGSIHVTSSPSGAAIYLNGNYRGTAPLTIQSLSPGTYSLEAERSGYNSDHATVTVRSGQQSNIQFTLTPIEQYGSIKVTSSPSGAYVYMDGVYKGRTPLTLTSVSAKKHNIELDHSGYYDWRSTVTVSPGVTSYVNAYLTTIPSETTGAIDVVSYPAGADIFLDDRYQGKTPAAGVYAISNVAVGSHTVRVALSGYQDYTTSVIVSGATTSHVTATLQPGQSTSTGSISVTSSPSGAEVYIDNVYKGITPLTVDGIATGTHAVRVALGGYSDWSTTVQVGAGSTASASASLSPVPTQAPHAGVAPFAVIGALGILGILVALHRRD, from the coding sequence ATGTTGAGACCACTTATTATCGGAGCAATACTCCTCGTTCTCTGCGCCGGCATCCCCGCCGTGTCCGCACTGGGAGGAGATGAAGGATGGTACCGCGTCCACTGCAACGTCGACGGTGCCAACGTCTACTTCGACGGACAGTACCAGGGTACCACCTACGGTGGGTCGCTCGACGTCCCGGTCTACACCACCGGGGCGCCCTACAGTTCCTACCGTGTCGAGAAGAGCGGGTACAACTCGTATTCCGGCAGCCTGCCCTCGGGCCCCGCGGCAGGCCAGACCGTGGACGTCTACGCGACACTGCAGCCGGTCGAGACTACCGGCTCGATCCACGTCACGTCAAGCCCCTCAGGTGCGGCGATCTACCTGAACGGAAACTACCGGGGCACAGCGCCGCTCACGATTCAGAGCCTCTCCCCCGGAACCTACTCCCTTGAAGCCGAGCGATCCGGCTACAACTCCGACCACGCCACCGTCACGGTCAGGTCAGGGCAGCAGTCGAACATCCAGTTCACCCTGACGCCGATCGAGCAGTACGGGTCGATCAAGGTCACCTCCAGCCCATCGGGTGCGTACGTCTACATGGACGGCGTCTACAAGGGCCGGACGCCCCTGACGCTCACCAGCGTCTCGGCAAAGAAACACAATATCGAACTTGATCATAGCGGCTACTACGACTGGAGGTCGACCGTGACCGTGAGCCCCGGCGTGACCAGTTACGTCAACGCCTACCTGACGACCATCCCCTCCGAGACCACCGGCGCCATCGACGTGGTCTCCTACCCGGCAGGCGCGGACATCTTCCTCGACGACAGGTACCAGGGCAAGACCCCCGCGGCCGGAGTATACGCGATATCGAACGTCGCGGTCGGCTCCCACACGGTGAGGGTAGCCCTCTCCGGCTACCAGGACTACACGACGTCGGTCATCGTCAGCGGGGCAACCACAAGCCACGTCACCGCGACGCTCCAGCCCGGCCAGTCGACCTCGACGGGCTCGATCTCGGTCACCTCCTCCCCCTCCGGAGCCGAGGTCTACATCGACAACGTCTATAAGGGTATCACCCCGCTGACCGTCGACGGGATTGCCACCGGCACCCACGCGGTCAGGGTGGCGCTCGGCGGCTACAGCGACTGGTCGACCACCGTTCAGGTCGGTGCCGGAAGCACCGCCTCGGCCTCGGCTTCGCTCTCGCCTGTGCCGACCCAGGCCCCCCACGCGGGCGTGGCACCCTTTGCCGTGATAGGCGCGCTCGGGATCCTCGGGATCCTCGTCGCGTTGCACAGGCGGGACTGA
- a CDS encoding 4Fe-4S binding protein: MKLLLTFSRKGKADPGREPVIARVVKETGVLINVEKANIDSMAGEVLIDVPDSSADQIRRRLEDLGVSVRVMENAIARDEEECVDCGACISICPQEVFSFDAEWRLSVSAERCVLCGKCIRACPHGALSQQG; this comes from the coding sequence ATGAAACTCCTGCTGACGTTCTCCCGGAAAGGAAAAGCCGACCCGGGAAGAGAACCGGTGATCGCCCGGGTGGTGAAGGAGACCGGCGTTCTCATCAACGTCGAGAAGGCCAACATCGACTCGATGGCCGGCGAGGTGTTGATCGACGTCCCGGACAGCAGCGCAGACCAGATCCGGCGGCGCCTTGAGGATCTCGGAGTCTCGGTTCGTGTGATGGAGAACGCTATTGCCCGCGACGAGGAGGAGTGCGTCGACTGCGGGGCGTGCATCAGCATCTGTCCCCAGGAGGTCTTCTCGTTCGATGCGGAGTGGCGCCTTTCCGTGAGCGCCGAACGCTGCGTCCTCTGCGGGAAGTGCATCCGGGCGTGCCCGCACGGCGCCCTCTCGCAACAGGGATGA